ATAACATCCTTTGATCAGGAAATGAAAGAAAGTAGTGACGAAGAGCTTCTTAAATTCTATTTAAAAACTAAAGATAACGTCGGAATGTTTTATGAGGAAATAGAAGATATTATGGCGAAGAATCCTTCTCTCGAATATATCTTCCAGAAAGAGATTGGAAGAATTAACTCAAGAAAAATCAAATCTTCTCTAAAGAGTAATGGGGCAAAAGGATACTTTGCAGTTTTAATAGACACTGTTGTGTCGAGCGCTTCAAATAAATCTGACCTAAACAAAAGAATTGAGGAAGTAATCCCAAATGAAAAAAGGGATTGGATTTATGTTTTTAACATTTGAAGAATTTATGGAAGAAGCTAGCAAATGGTAATTTTTTTGGCAACTATATATCTAGTCACTCTCAATAATTTGACGCAACTCATTGATTGTTTTAAACTTAATCCCAGGTTCCCGATCTATCCCCAAAAGTTTGTCAATATATTTGGGATTGACTTCTAAATCAATACAATCCTCTTTGTATTTTGAGATGATGTAGTTTATGGCTTCAGAGTTGTCTTCAATCTTTGCCTGTTTTAAAATTCCTTTCAAAGTCCTGATCTTTAATTCATCGTGCAACGGAACTACACATCCTACCTTTCCATTTTCATCTTGCTTGACTAGAATAACATGGCTCCCTGCCTGCCTTATTGGTGTGAATCCCATTTTAGTTAGTATTTTGATTACCTTAATCCCTGGTAAAGAATTAAGTTTTGGCATTTAGAGTTACCTCAAAAGTGGTGAGCAATGGATTGGAATGTTTTTCTAAGGGGAATTCTTCTAAGTAAAGCTCAGTAGCCTCCTTTAGATTTGAAAGAGCTTCGTCTATTGTATATCCTTGGCTTACAGTCCCTATTTCTGGGCATTCTGCAACATACATGTCTTCATCCTTAAAAATAACAGCGCTAAACATCATCTAAGTACTATCTTCATGAAATGTATATAACTTTTACTGAAGTCTTTTACATTTTAGAATAAAAAAAATCAAAGTTTTAAATTGATTTTTTGGAAGCCTGAAAAGAAGAAAAAGATTAAAAAATTAAAGACTAAAGCTTCCAGTTCCTGAGGTCTAGAATTCTCTGGTAATCAGGTTTGTTTGGAGTTGTTTTTTCTTGTAAAATCCCAATATTATAGTAAAGGTGGCTCAATAGATTTAATAGGCTCCCAGAAAGCTTGTATGGTGAGTTAAACTCAAAATCAGTGTCGACTGTGACTAGACCTTCATACTTTGTAGGGTGCAAAAACCAGCCATGGTAGGCCTCTTCCCTTGTAAGGCTTAGCGCCATCTTTCCAAATATCTCCCTCATCTTTAAAGCTGCCATTGAAGCTATCGGGTGTTTATTTAATGATGCTATGAATATTATGGCGTTATAATTTAGCTCATTTAGTAGAAGTTTGTCTTCAAAGGGCGAATTTAGTTTAACTCTGTCAAGTAGGTATATCATGCCGGCATAAGTAGTAACATTGTAAAAAGGCGGCTCCTTCTCAGCAGGTAAAGTTATGCACTTCGAAGAGTATTCTCTAGATGGGGCGTTGGGGTTGCAGGTTAAAAGAACTGGATCATTAAAGTGCTTTGTAACGTCAATAGAGTCCTTGCCGCCTGAGGCAGAGATAACGCAGACTTTTTGGTCTTTTGGTAGCCTTTTTATCTCTTCAGCCCTGAAAACAGTCCCGTTGAAACGCATGGCGTAAAGCCTTGCTATGTGGAATGCATTGCCGTTACCTATAAATGCACTGCCGCTAAGGTCAGGGAGTTCTATACCCCCATTGTCTATCTTTTCGATTATTTCAGGTATTTTTGCAACATATCTGTTTAGGGTCATCTATTCTTCACCAACAATTCTTTTTACATCTTTCAAAATATAATCAAGAGTCTCTTCATCAGAGGCTTCTGCAGTGATGCGTAATAGCGCCTCAGTATTTGATGGCCTGACATTTACCCACCAACTTCTATCTGAAATAGTAATTCCGTCTAGTTCTTCTATATTTTTACCTTTAAATAATTTTTTGAGTTCAGTTATCTTCTCTATCGGGTTTGTTGTCCTGACATTTATCTCCCCGCTGTGTCGGTACTTAGTAAGTTCATCTACCTGCTGGCCCAATGATTTATTATCAAGTGACTTTAATACATAGTATAGTGCTAAAAGTGGGGATTCAAAGGAGCCTATCTCCTTGAAATAGAAGTGATTTGAGAATTCTCCGGCAAAAACTGCGCCTTCCTTCTTCATTAATTTTTTTATGAATGGGTGGCCCACCCTGGATTTTACAGGGATGCCTCCAGAGGATTCTATAAGTTCTGGGACAGCTTTAGATGATCTTAGGTCATAGAGGATTTTAGAGTTCTTCTGTTCTTCTAAGAGCTCTCTTGCTATAATAGCTGTCAAGATATCGCCTCTAACTTCTCTTCCCATCTCGTCAATGAATCCAATCCTGTCCCCGTCCCCGTCAAATATGATACCTATGTCACTATTAGTTTCTCTGACCTTTTCTCTAACGGCTTTTGTAGATTCAGCCCCTATAGAGTTGGGAGAGTGGCCCGGGAAATTCCCGTCAGGAGTTTCATTTAGAGATATCATTTCTGGGAATACCTCCTTTAGGATGCTGCACTCCACTCCAAGGGAGCCGTTAGAAAAATCAGAGACTATCCTGTATTTTTTAAGTTTTGAGAGCTTTGATATAAAGAATCCTCTGTATTCGTCTATTATGTCATTTCTCGTTTCTTTTATATGGAGTATTCTATTTGGTAAGTTGAATAATTTAAATTCTCTTTTTATCTCATCCTGGGGTGAGAGCGGAATGGCATTTCTACCGCATGCTTTAAACCCCGTATACTCTTTGGGGTTGTGGGATGCAGTGATCATGACGCCAAGGGAAAATCTATCCTTTGTCGCAAAATATAATAGCGGTGTTGATATAGCCCCAAGGTATATTACGTCTGATATTTCGTCCATGATGCCAGACATGAAGTAGTCTTTGATCTTCTCTGAGCCTATTCTGCTATCTATACCAACTGCTATTTCGTTATATGACCTGCCAAGAGCCCTTCCAAGGCTGTATGCGAACTCTTCATCAATCTGGCCTGGGTAAATCCCTCTAACATCATAGGCTTTAAATGGCATTTTTCTCAACTAGGCTTTAATGATTAGGCTTTTCCCTATATATAAGAATATGGAAAAAAATTAATCAAAAAACTAATTGAAATAAGTTTTATATTCTAGCCATATAAATATGATGTTAAGAATGAAAGATATTATCCGATTATTGGCATTATATTTATCAAAGATAGAAAAATAAAAATATAATACTGCCGATGGGCTGATATAATGATAATAAAAGGATTTGAATTTAATTTAAGAGAACTTGCTGGATCAATGGGAGATTTTGGCACTTTGTTGCCTTTAGCTATTGGATATATAGTTGTAAATGGACTTAATCCAGCAGGATTTCTTGTCATGCTGGGTCTTGTTAACATATTTTTAGGATTAGCATACAAGCTCCCTATGCCATTGCAGCCAAAAAAAACAGTTGCAACTGTCGCCATTGCACAAGGCTGGACACCCTCCCTTATTTATTCCACCGGATTCGGATTAGGGATTGTATGGCTATTTCTTTATTTTACAAATCTAATTCAAATAATTGTAAAATATACGCCTAAATCCGTTACAAGAGGGATTATTCTAGCACTAGGATTTACTCTATTTTTAACTGGATTTGAATTTTTCAAAACAGATATATTTATTGGCGTTATATCGATTTTAATTATATTAATCTTTAGAAAGAATACAAAACTGCCAGCAGCCATTTTATTATTTATCTTTGGTTTTTTATTAATCATTTTTAAGGGGCAACTAACTGGTATAATCGACATAGGATTTACACTTCCGCCAATTACTATTATTTCACTTGAAGACATGTATACCGGTATGATTATGGCGGGAATAGCCCAAATTCCCCTTACGTTGACAAATGCAGTTATAGCAGTCACTGCATTACTTAAAGAGTATTTCCCGGAAAAACCGGTACCTGAAAGAAAATTATTACTTAATACGGGAATTATTAATGTAATTGTTCCCTTCTTTGGAGGATTCCCCATGTGTCATGGGGCAGGTGGGCTAGCAGGCCAATATACTTTCGGCGCAAGAACTGGAGGGGCCAATATAATGGAAGGCTCGATAGAAATTAGTTTGGGCTTGTTTTTATCAAAATCTATTCTAAATTTATTTTCTGTATTTTCCATGAGCATAGTGGGGGCAATGCTATTATATGTATCCTACGAACTTGTTAAATTAGTTCAGGACATTAAATCTAATTCTGAGATATTTGTGATGATTCTTACGGCCATTATCTCTGTAGTTTCAAATATGGCAATTGGATTTATTACTGGAATTTTAGTATTTAATATTATAAAAAAAGTTAATTCATAAAAATAAGTGTTTACCGTAAAAAAATTAATCTAGATATCCAAGGTCTTTTAGTCTGTCCTTAACTAGCTTTTCATCTTCTTCTGAAAATTCTGCTTCATCGTCATCCTTTAGGACTTCTTCTATGACAAAGCTGACATAATCATCGACAGACTTAAACTCGCTGTCCTTGATATACTCTTTTATCTCTTCTATCAATCTTTTTGGTATCTTTACAGCTCCTAACTCTTCCATTACATCATCCCCACTATTATCTTTGAAAAATCAGTTATCTTCGGATTGTTTATATCCTTAAAAGATGTGCTCCAAAACCCGTATTCAGAGTGGTCCCCAAACTGTCCTATGGCCTTCATGCCGTGGTCTGAGAGGACTATGAAGTTGTGTTTTATTGCGCCAGCTATTTCATCGAGGTCTTTATATATCATCTTCATCATGAGGTTGTTGCCAAAGTTCAGGTGGCCGATTACATCTGCAACACTAAAGTATCCAAGTACAAAATCATAATTGCCTTCTAGTGCTTCTAAGAATTCTGTCTTTATTTTTCTATGGTGAGAAAAAGCATGTGCGTTGTAATCATTTCTTATCTTAGTTTTCTCTTCAGGTGAATCAGTAGCGAAGTATGCTTTTAATAACTCCCTTTCTTCTTCATGCTGTTTCTTATCATAGCTAAATCCTGGGAGATCTATTATCTTTGGATCCTGGAAGTTAAAGAAGAATGTTTCCTTGATATCAAACTGTTTGTTCCACATCTCTTTATCGCCTAGCTTTAGAATCTCCTTTTCCTTGTTCTCACCAGTCATAAATGAGCTCCATAAGACCATCGTCCTAGGTTGAGAGAACTCTGAAATATTAGTTTTTCCGTAATACTTCTGCTTTAGGTTTTCACACTGGTACTTTTCAACTAGCGCATATTCAAGAGCATCAATTGCAAGAACAACTAGCATATCTTCTCCCCCTTAACTATGCCACCGGCAACTGTTACCTCTTTTCCGAGTACGAATCTGCCAGTTTCTGGTATATCTAAGAAATCATCCACCACAATCTCTTTGTCTGTTTTTATCACAACATCCGCTGCTTCCCTGTTCTTTATTACTCCCAAATCACTTACCAATAGCTCAAGGGTCGATGAGTCTATTAGTTTTATGATGGATTCTACCCTACACATAACTTCCTGCGTTGCGCATCTTAACATGATTGGAGTGCCGAGTTTGTACGGCATTTTATCCATCCAGAATATGCTGGCCCTAAAGCTACTAGTTACATTATAGGAGCTGTCATTTGAATCGACAATTATATTCCCTCTGTCAACGAATAGCTTATCAAGAGTTGTGAGCCCTATCGATTTTCCGGGCTCTGCCTCTTCTGGATTTTTAAGGAACTCTTCGATTGACTTTACCTTTGTCTTTTCTCCTGATGGGAGGACTGTAACAGCTTGATCTTTCTTTAATAGCCCGCTTTCCACCCTTCCTGCAATGATTCTCTTATCAAAGTTGTACACATCCTGGACTGCAAATCGCAAGGGCTTTTCAACTGACCTTTCCTTTGGCACAAACGAGTCAAGCGCTTCTAGGACAGTCGGACCCGAATACCAGGATAGATTAAAGGTGCTTGATGCGACAAAATCACCATTTTTTGCAGATATCGGGATGATGTATGAGGGTTTTATGCCAATCTCCCTTAGGAAATTTAGTAGGTCAGCTTTTATCGATTCAAATTTTTCCCTATCAAAGCTTATTAGATCCATCTTGTTTATTACTGCTATAACTTGAGTTATACCGAGCATGCTCAAAATATATGCGTGGCGCTTAGTCTGCTCCCTAACGCCTTCCTCCGCATCAACAATCAAGATGGCTGCTTCTGCTTGGGACGCGCCTGTTATCATATTCTTTAGAAATTCCACATGGCCCGGAGCATCGATTATCACATAGTTTCTCTTTTTTGTCTTAAAGAAGGTCTGGGTAGTTTCTATCGTGATGCCCTGCTCTCTCTCTTCTTCTAAGTGGTCCATCACATAGCCAAATTCCATTTCTTTCCCAAGGCTATCGCAGATGCTCTTTATTTCATCTATCTTTTCCTTTGGTATTGAGCCAGAGTCAAATAATAGCCTGCCTATTAGGGTGCTTTTCCCGTGGTCAACATGGCCTACTATGACAAATTTTAGATACCCCTCGTCCATAAAATCACCTAAATTAATGCCTTTATCAGTGTTGTCGAACCAAGTATTACAATAGCTATCCCCACAATCAGGGTGAACTTGTCAGTTTTCATCCTTTTAACTGAATATGCAGAAAAAGGAACAGACATTAGCGCACCTGCCATAAGAAACGGTGCTATTGACCAGTTGATTGTTTTCCCAAGGGCAAGGTATGTTATTAGTCCTACAATGCAGGTAAAGCTTTCTGCAAAGGATGTTATTGCTATGGAGCTCTTTGTATTGACGCCAGATAGGATCTGGCCAGATGTCACAAGGGGGCCGTACCCTCCACCTGATAAGCTCTTGTTAAATGAAGCTAGTGCCCCAAGGCCGACAATTTTTTTCCATGAGAATTTTGTTCCGCTTTTCCGTTTTACCAGTATCAGTATGCCCATCAAAAGGACTATTAGCCCTATGAAAGAGTTTAGTAGTAATTTAGATATATTAACGGCAATAAAAACAGCGAGTATACCGCCGATTGTGCTGCATAAAGCTAGGACTATCGCTATCTTAGAATCTATTGATTTTGGCATGTAACCAAGCTTCCCAAGCCTTTTCACGATTTCACTTTCTTTGTCATTTTCAAAATTAAAAGAGACATTGCCGACTCTGTGGTGCATGAATGCGGCAAATGCGCCGGTGAATAGTTCTGATAGTAAGATAGCAGGGACGACTGCCACAGCTGAAAATCCAAATAATAGGAGAAGTGGCGTTAATAAAGTTCCATAACCTCCACCTAAGGTAGAGTCTATATATTCTGCAACAAATGCTATTAAAACAATCAAAATTAAAAAACTTATTTCTAACATAATATCACATATACCCCAAGGCTCTGAGCTTCTGCATCACGTAAGCGCTCTCTTTGTCCTGCGCCCTGCCGCTCCTCTCAGAGACCTTTGTAGTTTTTAATTCCTGGACAATCTTATCTATAGTATCGGCATCTGATTCAACAGGCTCACAGCATGTTTCACATCCGATACTCCTGTAGCGCTTGCCGTTTTTAGCAAAGTATAGGCTTACAACTGGTATTTTTTCCCTCTGAACGTAGGACCATATGTCAAACTCAGTCCAGTGTAGAAGCGGGTGGATCCTTAAGTGTTCGTCCTGCTCCTTTTTTGTCTTGAACTGGTCCCATAGCTCAGGTGGCTGATTCTTGTAATCCCATTCAAAGTACCTGTTCCTTGGAGAAAAGACTCTTTCCTTTGCCCTGATGCCGTGTTCATCTCGCCTTATGCCAAGCAATAGTGCCTTGAACTTGTGTTTGTCAATCGCTTGTTTCAATGCCTCGGTCTTTAGCTTGGTGCAGCACGTCAGCTTGTCTCCAGAGTTTGGGCCAACGCCTGAGTCTAAGGCTTCCTGGTTTTTTGCAACTATAACTTTGAAGTTCCATTCTTTTGAGAGGTAATCCCTGAACTCATAGATTTCTTTGAATTTGTATCCTGTATCAATGTGTATTACAGGAAATGGCACCCTTCCGTAGAACGCCTTTCTTATCAAATACATCAAGGTTGTTGAATCCTTTCCAATGCTCCATAAAGCAGCAATGTCTTTGTACTGCTTGTAGGCCTCCCTTATTATGTAAATACTCTGACTTTCTAGAATATCTAAATGATCCATAATATCCCCTTTACAAATACCCAAGTTTTTTCAATCGTTCCCTTATTGCTTTGACCTCATCTTCAGTGAGCCTGTCTTCAGTTTTTATGTTGCCCCCGGCTGCAAGGCTTCGCATGACAAAAACAATGAACTCTGTGACGCTTGAAAATCCAGTATCTTCTATCATATTCTGAAGATTCTCATAAAGCTCCTTTGGGATCTTGATTGTAACTTTGTCCATGACACTCTATTAAGAGTGTTATTGGAGTGTTTATAAAATTATTGATTTATACAAATATATTTAAGATATGCCATATACCTATTTATTATAATTAGACATCTTAAAACAAATCTGTGAGGATATGAAATAGATGCAGTTTAAATTCGACGAATCTGGGCTAATAAAACATGGATTGATAATGACTGTATCTATGGTGATTGCACGATTCTTTGGGTACCTATTCCAGATATATGTTGCAAGAGCGCTTGGCCCCGAAGATTATGGTGTCTTTGGAAGCCTATTTGCATTTTTTATGATTTTGACCATACCTGTAGGGACTGTACAGACTGTTGTCTCGAGATATACTTCAGAATATAAAGTGAAGGGAAAGTATTCTAAGATCAAACACTTGATGATATCTGCATTTAAGAAATTGAGCAAAGTAGGTTTTGTTGGATTTGTACTTATGGCCATCTTCAGTATCCCATTTGCAATGTTTTTGAAAATGTCAAATCCAATTCCAATTATAATTTTAGGAATAACTCTTTTTTTTACTTTTACTTCTCCGATATTTAGAGGAATTTTACAAGGGCTTCAAAAATTCAACTGGCTTTCAGTTATTAATGTTTCAGAAACGTTCTTCAAGCTGGTATTTGGGGTGATATTAATCACTTTAGGATTTGGATTAAATGGTGCAATATTGGCCTTTAGTTTTGGATATCTAGTACCTTTACTTGTTGTTTTATTTCCTCTCCTGTTTCTTTTTAAAGAGAGAAGCGGAAACGAAATATTTAGCTTTACTGGAATTTATAAGTATGCCTATCTAGTTTTACTAGCAACGGGCATTCTAACTTTTATGCAAAATATAGATATAATTTTAGTTAAACATTTATTTTCTTCATATGAGGCCGGGATTTACAGTGCTATGTCAAACATAGGTAAGATCATATTCTTTTTAGGCGCAGGATTATCTGCTTCTCTTTTCCCCAAAGTTTCTGAATTAAAAAATAATAGTAAAGTTTCGTTGAGATTATTGAAAATGAGTGTTCTTACTTTATTTTTACTATCCATATCTTTTGTTGTTTGTTGTTTTTTGTTTGATGAATTGATAGCTAAATTATTATTTGGAGTAAGCTATGTTGAAGGCGCTTTATTAATTCCTTATTTTTCTATAGCATTAAGTTTTTTAGGATTGACTTCAGTTTTGATTTTCTATTTAATAGCAGTTGAAGACTTTAAATTTTTGAAGCCTATATGCTTAGCCCCATTATTACAGACTATAGGTATTTATTTTTTCCATCAAAATTTAATTAGTGTTGTTTTGATACTGAATGTATTTTTTGTTTTGTGTTTTGTAATTGCATGTATTTTTGTATTGAATAATCTTAAGAATAAAGGTGGACCATATAATGGAACAAGAAAGAATAGAAAAATATCTTGAAAGTTTAAGTAAAATTATTAGAAAGAATGGAATTTTATTAGATGCAGGTTGTGGTTCTGGTAATTTTAGTATTTGGAAAAAGATAAATAATTTTGACAATTATTTAAAGATTGGCTTGGATTTAGATCCTTTTGATAACAAAAATCTTGATTTTCCTGTTTGTGGGAATTTATACAAACTACCATTTAGAGAAAATTTAATAGATATAATTGTGTGTGAGATGGTTGCAGAACATCTAGATACACCTGAATTAATGATATCGGAATTTCATAGAATTTTAAAGAAAAATGGGCATACGATTATTTTTACGCCCAATAAGTATCATCCAATTTTCTTTTTGGCAAACTTACTACCTCAAAAAATAGTGGATAGTGTCAAGTTATATTATTATAAGTTTTCTGAAAGAGAAAATTTTGATGTGTATTACAAATTTAATGATTTCTCAAGAATATTAAAAATTAGTAAAAAATATTTTGAGATTATAGAGTTATATACTTATTATTCTGAAGCAGGATTTAGTTCTGATAAATTATTTCTTAAGAATATTTATAAAATTTATAAAAAATTTTTGTTTATTTTACCAGAAAGAATGAGGGGAGGTTTAATAGTAATTACTTTAAAGAAATAGATAATCATTAAATCTTATCAGCTTTTCCATTTATTGATTTTATTTGCATTTCATGTTTTCATTGCTCCCTGATGGTTTTTACCTCTTTATCTGTTGAGCTTGTTCTCATTTTTTTATTCCTCTCCTGCTACAGGCTTCGCATTACAAAAAAAATGAAATATATGGCACTTGAAATCCTGTTCCTTGGATTATGTTGCAGTGTTTATAAGAGTTCTTATTATATTCAATTTGGCTAGCTGATAGCCGTTTGGCATTATAAAATAAATCAAAATTAGTTTTGCTCAAATTCAATGGATTATATATGGAATAAAGAGCAAGTAAAACGATTGATGATGTCTTTAATAAAAGAGTATCTCATACTGGATTTACTTTGATTGGTATTTTAACATCTACAGTATTTTTAGGGCCAGAAAATATGATCTCATTTTTTATCTTCTTCAACTAATACCAAATCATTCTCACGATGAATCAAATCCTTTTCTATATACAATTTATCATAAAAAAGATGATATGTAGGATTTTTTATGTTATAATCACCTTTTCTAAATATAATCTTACGGGGATATAGAATACGTGTAACGTGGCCGACATCTGTCCCCAAACCTCGGGTATCACGGATATAAAAATCTTGTTCAATTTCAATTATCACTGTGGATTTTAAAGGTAGATTATCATCCATCCACAATAACATTTTTGATTCTTCTGTAATATACCTAGTTGTTAAATTAGGATACTCAAAAGAAACGATTAATACTCTATTAATTGTAAGAAGAATTAAAAAAATAAAAATTATTTTTTTATATTTGTTCTTAAAATGTTTATTAAATATTTCTTCTAATAATTTTACAAAACTAGGAAATAAAAGAGCTGAGGAAATACTAAAAAAGACAACTGCTCTACTAGCAAAACTTGTTTCATAAAAATAATATGACATATATAATATAAGAGTAAAAACCATAAGAAATAAAGAAAATAAAATAGATTTGTTAATTAATTTATCCTTAAAGAATAAAGATAAATAAGTTAAACTTAATGGAAATCCAATCAAAGGGGTGCTTGCGGGTGTATATTTTGGAGGGTGATTTCTATAAAAAATTATCCCACCCTCTTTTATCCAATTATTCCATAACTTTG
This portion of the Methanofastidiosum sp. genome encodes:
- a CDS encoding type II toxin-antitoxin system HicA family toxin, coding for MPKLNSLPGIKVIKILTKMGFTPIRQAGSHVILVKQDENGKVGCVVPLHDELKIRTLKGILKQAKIEDNSEAINYIISKYKEDCIDLEVNPKYIDKLLGIDREPGIKFKTINELRQIIESD
- a CDS encoding type II toxin-antitoxin system HicB family antitoxin, producing MMFSAVIFKDEDMYVAECPEIGTVSQGYTIDEALSNLKEATELYLEEFPLEKHSNPLLTTFEVTLNAKT
- a CDS encoding phosphomannomutase/phosphoglucomutase; its protein translation is MPFKAYDVRGIYPGQIDEEFAYSLGRALGRSYNEIAVGIDSRIGSEKIKDYFMSGIMDEISDVIYLGAISTPLLYFATKDRFSLGVMITASHNPKEYTGFKACGRNAIPLSPQDEIKREFKLFNLPNRILHIKETRNDIIDEYRGFFISKLSKLKKYRIVSDFSNGSLGVECSILKEVFPEMISLNETPDGNFPGHSPNSIGAESTKAVREKVRETNSDIGIIFDGDGDRIGFIDEMGREVRGDILTAIIARELLEEQKNSKILYDLRSSKAVPELIESSGGIPVKSRVGHPFIKKLMKKEGAVFAGEFSNHFYFKEIGSFESPLLALYYVLKSLDNKSLGQQVDELTKYRHSGEINVRTTNPIEKITELKKLFKGKNIEELDGITISDRSWWVNVRPSNTEALLRITAEASDEETLDYILKDVKRIVGEE
- a CDS encoding putative sulfate/molybdate transporter translates to MIIKGFEFNLRELAGSMGDFGTLLPLAIGYIVVNGLNPAGFLVMLGLVNIFLGLAYKLPMPLQPKKTVATVAIAQGWTPSLIYSTGFGLGIVWLFLYFTNLIQIIVKYTPKSVTRGIILALGFTLFLTGFEFFKTDIFIGVISILIILIFRKNTKLPAAILLFIFGFLLIIFKGQLTGIIDIGFTLPPITIISLEDMYTGMIMAGIAQIPLTLTNAVIAVTALLKEYFPEKPVPERKLLLNTGIINVIVPFFGGFPMCHGAGGLAGQYTFGARTGGANIMEGSIEISLGLFLSKSILNLFSVFSMSIVGAMLLYVSYELVKLVQDIKSNSEIFVMILTAIISVVSNMAIGFITGILVFNIIKKVNS
- a CDS encoding CopG family transcriptional regulator, encoding MEELGAVKIPKRLIEEIKEYIKDSEFKSVDDYVSFVIEEVLKDDDEAEFSEEDEKLVKDRLKDLGYLD
- a CDS encoding alkaline phosphatase family protein — protein: MLVVLAIDALEYALVEKYQCENLKQKYYGKTNISEFSQPRTMVLWSSFMTGENKEKEILKLGDKEMWNKQFDIKETFFFNFQDPKIIDLPGFSYDKKQHEEERELLKAYFATDSPEEKTKIRNDYNAHAFSHHRKIKTEFLEALEGNYDFVLGYFSVADVIGHLNFGNNLMMKMIYKDLDEIAGAIKHNFIVLSDHGMKAIGQFGDHSEYGFWSTSFKDINNPKITDFSKIIVGMM
- a CDS encoding GTP-binding protein yields the protein MDEGYLKFVIVGHVDHGKSTLIGRLLFDSGSIPKEKIDEIKSICDSLGKEMEFGYVMDHLEEEREQGITIETTQTFFKTKKRNYVIIDAPGHVEFLKNMITGASQAEAAILIVDAEEGVREQTKRHAYILSMLGITQVIAVINKMDLISFDREKFESIKADLLNFLREIGIKPSYIIPISAKNGDFVASSTFNLSWYSGPTVLEALDSFVPKERSVEKPLRFAVQDVYNFDKRIIAGRVESGLLKKDQAVTVLPSGEKTKVKSIEEFLKNPEEAEPGKSIGLTTLDKLFVDRGNIIVDSNDSSYNVTSSFRASIFWMDKMPYKLGTPIMLRCATQEVMCRVESIIKLIDSSTLELLVSDLGVIKNREAADVVIKTDKEIVVDDFLDIPETGRFVLGKEVTVAGGIVKGEKIC
- a CDS encoding sulfite exporter TauE/SafE family protein; this translates as MLEISFLILIVLIAFVAEYIDSTLGGGYGTLLTPLLLLFGFSAVAVVPAILLSELFTGAFAAFMHHRVGNVSFNFENDKESEIVKRLGKLGYMPKSIDSKIAIVLALCSTIGGILAVFIAVNISKLLLNSFIGLIVLLMGILILVKRKSGTKFSWKKIVGLGALASFNKSLSGGGYGPLVTSGQILSGVNTKSSIAITSFAESFTCIVGLITYLALGKTINWSIAPFLMAGALMSVPFSAYSVKRMKTDKFTLIVGIAIVILGSTTLIKALI
- a CDS encoding sulfate adenylyltransferase subunit 2; this translates as MDHLDILESQSIYIIREAYKQYKDIAALWSIGKDSTTLMYLIRKAFYGRVPFPVIHIDTGYKFKEIYEFRDYLSKEWNFKVIVAKNQEALDSGVGPNSGDKLTCCTKLKTEALKQAIDKHKFKALLLGIRRDEHGIRAKERVFSPRNRYFEWDYKNQPPELWDQFKTKKEQDEHLRIHPLLHWTEFDIWSYVQREKIPVVSLYFAKNGKRYRSIGCETCCEPVESDADTIDKIVQELKTTKVSERSGRAQDKESAYVMQKLRALGYM
- a CDS encoding ribbon-helix-helix domain-containing protein, producing the protein MDKVTIKIPKELYENLQNMIEDTGFSSVTEFIVFVMRSLAAGGNIKTEDRLTEDEVKAIRERLKKLGYL
- a CDS encoding oligosaccharide flippase family protein, encoding MQFKFDESGLIKHGLIMTVSMVIARFFGYLFQIYVARALGPEDYGVFGSLFAFFMILTIPVGTVQTVVSRYTSEYKVKGKYSKIKHLMISAFKKLSKVGFVGFVLMAIFSIPFAMFLKMSNPIPIIILGITLFFTFTSPIFRGILQGLQKFNWLSVINVSETFFKLVFGVILITLGFGLNGAILAFSFGYLVPLLVVLFPLLFLFKERSGNEIFSFTGIYKYAYLVLLATGILTFMQNIDIILVKHLFSSYEAGIYSAMSNIGKIIFFLGAGLSASLFPKVSELKNNSKVSLRLLKMSVLTLFLLSISFVVCCFLFDELIAKLLFGVSYVEGALLIPYFSIALSFLGLTSVLIFYLIAVEDFKFLKPICLAPLLQTIGIYFFHQNLISVVLILNVFFVLCFVIACIFVLNNLKNKGGPYNGTRKNRKIS
- a CDS encoding class I SAM-dependent methyltransferase, which translates into the protein MEQERIEKYLESLSKIIRKNGILLDAGCGSGNFSIWKKINNFDNYLKIGLDLDPFDNKNLDFPVCGNLYKLPFRENLIDIIVCEMVAEHLDTPELMISEFHRILKKNGHTIIFTPNKYHPIFFLANLLPQKIVDSVKLYYYKFSERENFDVYYKFNDFSRILKISKKYFEIIELYTYYSEAGFSSDKLFLKNIYKIYKKFLFILPERMRGGLIVITLKK